In the Pseudoliparis swirei isolate HS2019 ecotype Mariana Trench chromosome 21, NWPU_hadal_v1, whole genome shotgun sequence genome, one interval contains:
- the LOC130212083 gene encoding cuticle protein 16.5-like: protein MAQPVVAMAQPVVAMAQPVVAMAQPVVAMAQSAVAMAQPAVAMAQPAVAMAQSVVAMAQPAVAMAQPAVAMAQPAVAMAQPAVAMAQPVVAMAQPAVAMAQPVVAMAQPAVAMAQPVVAMAQPAVAMAQPVVTMAQPVVAMAQPVVAMAQPAVAMAQPVVAMAQPVVAMAQPAVAMAQPVVAMQRS from the coding sequence ATGGCCCAGCCTGTAGTAGCCATGGCCCAGCCTGTAGTAGCCATGGCCCAGCCTGTAGTAGCCATGGCCCAGCCTGTAGTAGCCATGGCCCAGTCTGCAGTAGCCATGGCCCAGCCTGCAGTAGCCATGGCCCAGCCTGCAGTAGCCATGGCCCAGTCTGTAGTAGCCATGGCCCAACCTGCAGTAGCCATGGCCCAGCCTGCAGTAGCCATGGCCCAGCCTGCAGTAGCCATGGCCCAGCCTGCAGTAGCCATGGCCCAGCCTGTAGTAGCCATGGCCCAGCCTGCAGTAGCCATGGCCCAGCCTGTAGTAGCCATGGCCCAGCCTGCAGTAGCCATGGCCCAGCCTGTAGTAGCCATGGCCCAGCCTGCAGTAGCCATGGCCCAGCCTGTAGTAACCATGGCCCAGCCTGTAGTAGCCATGGCCCAGCCTGTAGTAGCCATGGCCCAGCCTGCAGTAGCCATGGCCCAGCCTGTAGTAGCCATGGCCCAGCCTGTAGTAGCCATGGCCCAGCCTGCAGTAGCCATGGCCCAGCCTGTAGTAGCCATGCAGCGGTCATGA